The DNA region GCGCGACGGAGGGCTCAGGGGCGCCGTCGGCGGGTTGGGAAAGCTCCGGGCTCGGCTGCTGCTCCGTGCGCAGCGTCGGCGGCGTTGCCTGCGCGCTGGTCGTGCTCGGCGGCGTTGCCTGCGCGCTGGTCGTGCTCGGCGGCGATTCGGAAGGGGCGCCTGATTCGGAAGGCACGCCGGGGTAGCTGATGGACGGGATGGGCATCCCCGGTGGAATGGGCGGTTTGAGCGGGCGATCCGATATTCGTTGGGCGACGCCGGTGATGTCCTGGTCGATGCGGTCCATCACGGAACGCTGGAAGCTGATGGTGACGATCGCGTCGCTCACCAGGACGCCGCCCCCGACCAGGACCAGCATCAAAGAGACGAGTGTCAGCCACAGCGGCAGTTTCCGGGCTTGGGGGCTCCGGCGGCGGCTTTCCCCCTCCTGCGGCGTCAACGCGGCTTCGCGGTCAACGCGGCTCACGCAGCACGTACCCAACGCCCCGGAGCGTCTGCAGCATCTTCTTCTCGCCGGTGTCGATTTTCCGGCGCAGGTACGACACGTAGGACTCGACCACGTTCATGTCGCCGCCGAAGTCGTAGTGCCAGACGTGTTCGAGGATTTGGCGTTTGGACAGCACGATCCTCGCGTTGACCATGAAATACCGCAGCAGGGTGAACTCGGTGGGGGACAGGGGCACGAGGACGCCCGCCTTCCACACTTCGTGGGTCTCCTCGTTGAGCTCGATGTCTTCGAAGACGAGCGTGGGGGATTCCCGCGCGCCGTCGCTCTTGCCCGCCCGGCGCAGGATCACCCGCAGCCGTGCCACCACCTCTTCAAGGCTGAACGGTTTGGTGACATAGTCGTCCCCGCCGATGGTGAGCCCGGTGAGCTTGTCCTCCAACGAGTCGCGCGCGGTGAGGAAAAGGACCGGGCATTCCGTGCCCATCTCCCGCACGCGGCGCAGCAAGGTGTACCCGTCCATTCCGGGGAGCATGACGTCGAGGATCATCGCGTCTGGCGGCTCTTTGGTCACCACGGCCAGCGCGTCGGTGGGATTGTGCGCTTCTTTGACGCTGAACCCTTGGGCCAGGAGGCACTCGCGGAGCAGGTAGGCGATGTTCGGCTCGTCGTCAACGATGAGAATGGACGAGGTGTGGGCCGCCGAGTTGGACGCCAACGTTGCAGTCATGGTGTTTATTGTGTGGCGCCACCCCGAGAGTAGGGTGAGAGAAGTCTGTGAATCAGTTGTGAATGTCCCGAGGTTGTGCTTGGAGCCGCTGCCGGGCCCTGGCCAAGCCAGCGCGGGCTCGGCGAAGACGGGTCGAGCGCAGACTGGCCCGGTGCGCGGGTTCGCCGGTCAGGACTGTGCGGGGCAGGCCGCGAGGACTTCGTCGTGGGCCTGGTCCAGCACATCCCACATGCTGTCCCAGTGCTCCCAGGGGATGCCGACGTCCGGGAACAGGGGGGCCTGCCCGCCGCCGGTGCCGATCATCTCGTGCATGAGCACGAGCGCGTTGTCGAGTTTGCGGATCGGGTCGGCCCTGGTCTCGTAGCCCGGCACTCCGGCGAGTCCCCGCTGGATCGACGTGTGCGCCGTGTCGACGTAGAAGGAGAGTTTGTCGGCCTCGTATTCCGCGGCGTAATAGTCGTCCGTGCTCTCCACCTTCACCCGCCAGGTGAGATAGGCCGGTTCGATAGGGCCCCAGGTGTTGATGGCGCGCCGGCAGGCCTCCCCGAAGCTGCCGACGCCGGTGCGGTACTCGGCCGGCCCGGTGCGGCTGGCGTACGGCTCGCGCGAGTCGAAGACGTACGGGCCGTGGGACTCGAAGGGCTCACGGTCGTCCGTCGGGTTCCACGACGTGGGGTTCATGCGCGCCGGGCCGCCAGCCGTCCCCGGCGTCGCGTCCGCGGCGGGTCGCGAAATGGCGAACACGCTGGCGGCGATCAAACCCGCTGCCAGGCCGAGGCCCGTGAGCCTGCGGCCGTGTCGTTGCGAGGCTCCGCCCGCCCGAGGGCTTGTGGCCTTTCCCATGTGACTCCAATCGCAATGCTGTCGCAGGGCATATGCTATCACTGCGCGGCGAGGGCTGGGGCTTGGATCAGCGGCGCAAAGCTTTTCGGGCGAGATAGTTCCCGAGGAATTGGGCGAGCTGCACGAAGACGATGATGATGAGCACCGACACCAAGGTGACGTCCCAGCGGAAGCGGTTGTACCCGTAGGTGATGGCGAAATCGCCAATGCCGCCGCCGCCGACCACCCCTGCCATCGCCGACATGTCGACGACGCCGACCAGCACGAAGGTGTAGCCCAGGATGAGCGGCCCCAACGCCTCCGGGATGAGCAGGGTCACGATGATCCGCAGCGGGCCCGCCCCCACGGCGCGGGCGGCTTCGATGACGCCGGGGTCGATGGTCACCAGGTTCTGTTCCACGATCCTGGCGATGGCGAAGGCGGCGGAGACGACCATGACGAAAACGGCCGCTTGCACACCGATCGTGGTGTGGATCAGGCCGAGGGTGATCGGGCCGAGCGCTGCGACCAGCAGCACGAACGGGATGGGCCGCACAACGTTCACGGCCACGTTGAGCACGATGTGGGCGAGCCGGTTCTCCAACAGCCCGGATGGCCGGGAGCAGTA from Segniliparus rotundus DSM 44985 includes:
- a CDS encoding response regulator transcription factor gives rise to the protein MTATLASNSAAHTSSILIVDDEPNIAYLLRECLLAQGFSVKEAHNPTDALAVVTKEPPDAMILDVMLPGMDGYTLLRRVREMGTECPVLFLTARDSLEDKLTGLTIGGDDYVTKPFSLEEVVARLRVILRRAGKSDGARESPTLVFEDIELNEETHEVWKAGVLVPLSPTEFTLLRYFMVNARIVLSKRQILEHVWHYDFGGDMNVVESYVSYLRRKIDTGEKKMLQTLRGVGYVLREPR
- a CDS encoding methionine ABC transporter permease, which translates into the protein MIDHLVRWFGADPSWNRLGPQLGEAFGDTLWMVLVTIVFGGVLGLILGVVLYCSRPSGLLENRLAHIVLNVAVNVVRPIPFVLLVAALGPITLGLIHTTIGVQAAVFVMVVSAAFAIARIVEQNLVTIDPGVIEAARAVGAGPLRIIVTLLIPEALGPLILGYTFVLVGVVDMSAMAGVVGGGGIGDFAITYGYNRFRWDVTLVSVLIIIVFVQLAQFLGNYLARKALRR